One Thermosipho africanus Ob7 genomic region harbors:
- the alr gene encoding alanine racemase, with amino-acid sequence MGTESRRTFAEININNYIENLKYFQKKCSPAKVMPVIKANAYGHGAVMLAKSAEKMGIDYFAVAFLEEALILRKNGINTNILVFNYLDKDFVPLAADNNITITIISNEQVEEYKDLIKKPKVHINIDTGMNRVGIEPKDAMKIYEKLISNGFEVEGIYTHFAVADSLKKEDIEFTKKQYEKFLEVNLPVKIRHTNNSAASLSGIISCGDYVRIGIASYGLMPSNQVKDENLKPVLTWKSVVSHVKTLKKGESVSYGRTFVAPYDMKVATIPVGYADGYWRHLSNNGEVLINGKRRKILGRVCMDQFVVEADDEVKIGDEVILIGKQGNEFISAEEIADKVGTINYEVTCRISERVPRIYKGVEL; translated from the coding sequence ATGGGTACGGAAAGTAGAAGAACGTTTGCGGAAATAAATATAAATAACTATATTGAGAATCTTAAATACTTTCAAAAAAAATGTAGCCCGGCAAAGGTAATGCCCGTTATAAAAGCTAACGCCTACGGGCACGGTGCAGTAATGTTAGCAAAATCTGCAGAAAAAATGGGAATTGATTACTTTGCAGTTGCATTTTTGGAAGAAGCTTTAATTTTAAGAAAAAACGGGATAAATACCAATATTCTCGTGTTTAACTATCTAGATAAAGACTTTGTCCCGCTTGCAGCTGACAATAATATTACAATTACAATAATTTCAAATGAGCAGGTTGAAGAATATAAAGATTTAATCAAAAAACCAAAGGTTCATATAAATATAGATACCGGTATGAATAGAGTTGGAATTGAGCCAAAAGATGCTATGAAAATATACGAAAAATTAATTTCAAATGGTTTTGAAGTTGAAGGCATCTACACACATTTTGCTGTAGCAGATTCTTTAAAGAAAGAAGATATTGAATTTACAAAGAAGCAATATGAAAAATTTTTAGAGGTTAATTTACCTGTTAAAATAAGACACACAAATAACAGTGCTGCCTCTTTATCTGGAATCATATCTTGTGGAGATTATGTAAGAATAGGTATTGCAAGTTATGGCTTAATGCCAAGCAATCAAGTAAAAGATGAAAATTTAAAACCAGTTTTGACCTGGAAAAGTGTTGTATCTCACGTAAAAACACTAAAAAAAGGAGAAAGTGTGAGCTATGGAAGAACTTTTGTCGCACCTTATGATATGAAAGTTGCAACCATACCCGTAGGATATGCAGATGGATACTGGAGACATCTTTCAAATAATGGTGAAGTTCTGATAAATGGAAAAAGAAGAAAAATTTTGGGAAGGGTTTGTATGGATCAATTTGTTGTAGAAGCAGATGATGAGGTTAAAATAGGTGATGAAGTAATTTTAATTGGAAAACAGGGAAATGAATTTATAAGTGCAGAAGAAATTGCTGATAAGGTTGGAACGATAAACTATGAGGTTACCTGCAGAATTTCAGAAAGGGTGCCTAGAATTTACAAA
- the rpmB gene encoding 50S ribosomal protein L28, translating to MAKCQICGKGPASGKNVSHSNRRTNRWFRPNLQKVRVLREDGTVKRMWVCTDCLSAGKVKRYVSKSVEA from the coding sequence ATGGCAAAATGTCAAATTTGCGGAAAAGGACCCGCTTCCGGAAAAAACGTATCACACTCAAACAGAAGAACAAATAGATGGTTCAGACCAAACTTACAAAAAGTAAGAGTCTTAAGAGAAGATGGAACAGTAAAAAGAATGTGGGTTTGTACCGACTGTCTAAGCGCAGGAAAAGTAAAAAGATACGTCAGCAAATCAGTTGAAGCATAA